The region TGTTTGAGATGCTGGTACTTCAAAATGAAGTTGGTACATTAACGCGGTTACAATTGATTTTTGGCAGACTTACCATCAACGGGTGTCTCTTTGCACTACAAACAAATGAagcaatatatatattagtgtttTAGAAATAACTCAATGAAATGTAGTATCTCTCCATAACCGCTATTGCAAAGTTTATTCCCcatgtttttctcttgtacattttCATCAAATATTGTTTAATTCACTGAAAATAACCCCCCAAAATTGAACTTACCATGAAGGAATCTGGTACTGAGCAACCTGTTAGAGAGGAAAATGTGCAAGTTGTTATTAATATGTTGTTGTCACACAGGTGACATTTGGCTTTGCTAAAAGATAATGGTACCAAAAGAGTCTTTCCACTTACGAGGGAAGCTGTTCTTTAGGAATCTGATGCTTGATCTCACACCCATTGAAAGGTCCAGTGGCAAGAATTCCAAACTTTCCTTAAGACCAATTAGGCTGAAGAAAAGAAGTCATTATTGTGATTTTCCTTAATGGCAAAGTGAAAAGACAGAATATATCATTCTTGTGCAGAGAAATGTCTCTTACATAGCTGTATAGGATTCACAAGTGATGCTCCTGGGAATCACCCGCAGATTGTCTGGATGGAGGCTTGGTATCACAGGAACCAAATAGATCTGGAACCACAGCTGAAACTCTTCAGGCCTAAAGTCTTCAAATTCAGGCGCAAGGGCAGTAAGCGTCAAATTTAAGATGATGTCTTGTACAGCTGGATTTGTGATGAAAGTAATGTTTTTCTGAAAGCAGAAGAATTCAATTTATAGTTTAGCAGGACATTTTTAATACCTGTGAAATCATTTGAACAGTATTGCAACACTGATGGTACACGTTTGTAATGtaacagtatgtactgtataactGTGGCCAGCATTTGGGCAAAAATGTCAAGGATTCAGTCATGTATCGTGTAAGCAATACGTTATTTGAGTTCAATCATGGCTGCTGAAAAAACCTTTTGAGTCCAGGCTATGCTATGCATGTCTTTTTTGtcaaacattcttttttttttttttttgcttttattaacagaaaaaataaataaataaaagttagagAGAAGCATTCACCTGCTTGATGTTTTCTGTAAAAGCCTGGAAAAACTGATTGAGTGTCCTGTTATTGCCGGACTGGGTAAGGTTTGTTAGCACCACTCTTACGAGAGTGGGATTCTCCAATGCACCGCTGTCTGGATCCAGTATGAGCTCAGCCTTCTGTTGTGGTGTCAGGACATCCACAACTGTCtcctgttgatgcaaagcaAAAAGAAGATTGAACGACTTTCCTCATCAACATGGCAGAAGGACCCAAGTGTACAACTTCCATGTTGTTGATGTGGTGCTCCCTATTTCACAGACGATTGGTAGTGAAAGGTCTGGCTTACCTGGGAAAGGTTGAAGATTTTGAGATCAGTGTAGGATACGTATTGAGCAAATGGGCCAAGGTTTGTTTCAAGCCATTCGGCATCAGTCTGCATTCCCTGCCTGCAATCTAAGATATATTTAAAGAGATGTTAGAACAGTCCCAAATCGATAAGTAGCTTTTTtcattgatgaaaacatttgaaaacctATGTTTCTTCTCATTGGTATTCAAGCAGATTTTTATCGTCAAATTGAATGAAATGGACAAGTGACCACACTCTGACTGTGTCAGTCCTACCTGGCTTGTTGATGACACTGGCAGATGATGTCAGGTAGTCCAGAAGAGCGTCTGTGATTCCTCGTTGTCTATGTAAGGGTATGTCAGGGAAAACACGGGCCAGGCCactcacactgcaaaaattggaaaaacataGTTTTGTAACACAGTCCTTTGaaagtactttgtactttgatgCATTGGCGTCTTAGTTGTTGTCAAAATGCAACTCACACAACATGGTAGGTTGTGCAGTTTACACTTGAGGTGGCAATCATGAGCATCTGTGGAGTGAAACTTGCAAGGATGGAGGCCAGTTTGACATTGAACCAAACGTAAAAGTCCCGTTGGTTGAAAGTTGGGAAACGGGTACTGATGATGAGGAAGGTTCTGTTCATGATAACATCTCTCACAACAGGTTGGAATTGTGGGATCTGTCAAAACATGACATGTAAGGTTTCAATTTGTTGATGTTGTATGTAGAGCATAATATGAAGTATGAAATCATTGAACTGAATATTATGTTTTAAAGTAGTTGGGTAAGAATGATGGAAAGCCTGAGATTCTCGTGATTACTAAGAATGATGTGTTTTAAGACTGGAATTATCCTCATTGCTGCAGTTGAAAGTGTGGATTACCTGTCCGTTTAATGGGAGCTGTGTGAGGAATTCATCCACATTTTCCAGAGCGTCGCCTTCCTCAAGTCGCTCAAACACTCGATCGATTAGTTCCGTGTCATTGGAGGACCCGGAGCTTAGTGTTAACTGTGCCACCTGAGAGGGAGTGAGCTCTGACAAAGATAGATTCTACAAAAACGAAATAAATACAAAGTCAGCCATAACTCATTTCAAAGTGGCAGGGCAAAAGATGATAGTTTGAAACAAAACGCCAATAGGCACTCACAGCGGAGAAGTTTGGATAGAGTGCTTCCAAATCCTCTAGAGATGCAAAGGTAGAGAAGATGCCAAGGTTCTTTTGTAGCCATTCTTGACTCCCATTGACAGATGAGATGCAGCCTGGATCTGAGTAAGAGAAGATAGGACATACATTGGGTGGGTGCTCATATTGCAAGAGCTATGAAGACATAAGCAAACTGAGCCCAAGAGGCTGCTTTTACCTGATGAATCATTTCTTGAGAGGAATGGTTGGATGAGATGAGTGAAGACTGTTTGCTGTCTGTTGCTGTCCATGAATGGCCTTTGATTGCTGAATTCCTTGACGCTAAAAATTGAGGAGAGACTTTAGGCATCTGCACATTGAGTGCTGCAAAACAGTTGAGAGTGGAGTAGTATATCATATATGTACTTACACAATCTGGTACGTGAGGCAACTGAAGTTTTTGGTGCTAAGACAGAATAGGAAGTTTGTGGATGGAGACGATAGGAAGGGCCGGATCGTTTTCTGGAACCAATTGCTGATGAAATCCTCATTCTGTAGTTGTGCCTGGCTGAAGTTGGCAAGTTTCACCTCTCCTAGAGCCTCGAGAGCATTTGACAAAGCTGGGCTGCTGTTGTTGGGGGCCTGGGATTTGGGAAGAAAATGGTTAGATATACAATTTGCACAGAAAAATAATCAGTATAATGTTTGGCCTATGATTGGATTTACCGTGGTGGTGAATGTCTCAAGGGCCCGGTCCAGAGCAGGAGAAGTTCTTTGGAAGAAAAGCTTCCAGACCTCAACTGGGTATGTCGTTTGGCTTTCCAGTGAGCATTTCAATAATGTGGCCAACTTATTTTGTGTGAGATTTGTGGCCTTTAGGGTGAGGGATTTACAGGAAATATAGGATATTTGtcagaatttaaaaacaaacacttgtCTGGTAATTGTAATTTAGCAAAAGTGTAATATGCTTTTTTGAATTCACATTTGCTTCATCAGTCTTACCAAGGAACAGGCATGTTGAGTGATGGTGAAATTGCACAAGACTGAAGATGAATTGTCAATTGCCAGTGCTTGCTGGAGTTGTGATCTGAGCAAAATGATAAGAAACACATTGTGGCCTTAGTTACACTGTGCTAGATAATGTGCAAACTCACCATCAGGTAAAAGAGCAAGCTACCCACCTATTCACAGCAGCACAGATGAGGTCCTCTGTAgcatggggaaaaaaagttaataCACATTAGTGTTTGAGATGCTGGTACTTCAAAATGAAGTTGGTACATTAACGCGGTTACAATTGATTTTTGGCAGACTTACCATCAACGGGTGTCTCTTTGCACTACAAACAAATGAagcaatatatatattagtgtttTAGAAATAACTCGATGAAATGTAGTATCTCTCCATAACCGCTATTGCAAAGTTTATTCCCcatgtttttctcttgtacattttCATCAAATATTGTTTAATTCACTGAAAATAACCCCCCAAAATTGAACTTACCATGAAGGAATCTGGTACTGAGCAACCTGTTAGAGAGGAAAATGTGCAAGTTGTTATTAATATGTTGTTGTCACACAGGTGACATTTGGCTTTGCTAAAAGATAATGGTACCAAAAGAGTCTTTCCACTTACGAGGGAAGCTGTTCTTTAGGAATCTGATGCTTGATCTCACACCCATTGAAAGGTCCAGTGGCAAGAATTCCAAACTTTCCTTAAGACCAATTAGGCTGAAGAAAAGAAGTCATTATTGTGATTTTCCTTAATGGCAAAGTGAAAAGACAGAATATATCATTCTTGTGCAGAGAAATGTCTCTTACATAGCTGTATAGGATTCACAAGTGATGCTCCTGGGAATCACCCGCAGATTGTCTGGATGGAGGCTTGGTATCACAGGAACCAAATAGATCTGGAACCACAGCTGAAACTCTTCAGGCCTAAAGTCTTCAAATTCAGGCGCAAGGGCAGTAAGCGTCAAATTTAAGATGATGTCTTGTACAGCTGGATTTGTGATGAAAGTAATGTTTTTCTGAAAGCAGAAGAATTCAATTTATAGTTTAGCAGGACATTTTTAATACCTGTGAAATCATTTGAACAGTATTGCAACACTGATGGTACACGTTTGTAATGtaacagtatgtactgtataactGTGGCCAGCATTTGGGCAAAAATGTCAAGGATTCAGTCATGTATCGTGTAAGCAATACGTTATTTGAGTTCAATCATGGCTGCTGAAAAAACCTTTTGAGTCCAGGCTATGCTATGCATGTCTTTTTTGtcaaacattcttttttttttttttttgcttttattaacagaaaaaataaataaataaaagttagagAGAAGCATTCACCTGCTTGATGTTTTCTGTAAAAGCCTGGAAAAACTGATTGAGTGTCCTGTTATTGCCGGACTGGGTAAGGTTTGTTAGCACCACTCTTACGAGAGTGGGATTCTCCAATGCACCGCTGTCTGGATCCAGTATGAGCTCAGCCTTCTGTTGTGGTGTCAGGACATCCACAACTGTCtcctgttgatgcaaagcaAAAAGAAGATTGAACGACTTTCCTCATCAACATGGCAGAAGGACCCAAGTGTACAACTTCCATGTTGTTGATGTGGTGCTCCCTATTTCACAGACGATTGGTAGTGAAAGGTCTGGCTTACCTGGGAAAGGTTGAAGATTTTGAGATCAGTGTAGGATACGTATTGAGCAAATGGGCCAAGGTTTGTTT is a window of Cololabis saira isolate AMF1-May2022 chromosome 16, fColSai1.1, whole genome shotgun sequence DNA encoding:
- the LOC133462179 gene encoding uncharacterized protein LOC133462179 — encoded protein: MNRTFLIISTRFPTFNQRDFYVWFNVKLASILASFTPQMLMIATSSVNCTTYHVVVSGLARVFPDIPLHRQRGITDALLDYLTSSASVINKPEDLICAAVNRSQLQQALAIDNSSSVLCNFTITQHACSLATNLTQNKLATLLKCSLESQTTYPVEVWKLFFQRTSPALDRALETFTTTAPNNSSPALSNALEALGEVKLANFSQAQLQNEDFISNWFQKTIRPFLSSPSTNFLFCLSTKNFSCLTYQIVVKEFSNQRPFMDSNRQQTVFTHLIQPFLSRNDSSALAI